The following proteins come from a genomic window of Brevibacillus antibioticus:
- a CDS encoding M16 family metallopeptidase produces MIQRHTCDNGLRIVTERIPSVRSVALGIWVGTGSKYENEKNNGISHFLEHMFFKGTKTRSAKEIAETFDEIGGNVNAFTSKEYTCYYARVLDQHAPIALDVLSDMYFNSVFDADELEKEKNVVIEEISMYEDTPDDLVHDLIARASYSTHPLGYSILGTEDVLRSLKRDDLLSYIDQHYLPTNTVITVAGNFEDSLIEDIQKRFQTFSRPGSIPTLSTPDFAGNVIAHNKATEQAHLCLSLPGFKVGHSEVYSLILLNNVLGGSMSSRLFQEIREERGLAYSVYSYHSSYKEAGTFHVYTGTAPEQVGQVFDIVSRVLRDVADHGITDKELNKGKEQLKGSLMLSLESTNSRMSRLGKNELLLGRHLSLDEIIAKIDRVSHESVLAVAQQLFRSKMSMAMVSPLDGFPENVKNDILL; encoded by the coding sequence GTGATACAACGTCATACGTGTGATAACGGTCTTCGAATCGTGACGGAACGGATTCCGTCCGTTCGCTCCGTTGCCTTAGGCATCTGGGTAGGGACTGGTTCGAAATATGAAAACGAGAAAAACAACGGGATTTCCCATTTTCTCGAACATATGTTTTTCAAAGGCACGAAAACTCGTTCTGCTAAGGAAATTGCGGAAACCTTTGATGAGATTGGCGGGAACGTGAACGCCTTTACTTCGAAGGAATATACCTGCTATTACGCAAGGGTACTCGACCAACATGCTCCAATCGCTCTCGATGTTCTTTCCGATATGTATTTCAACTCGGTATTTGATGCAGATGAGCTCGAAAAGGAAAAGAACGTCGTCATTGAAGAGATTAGCATGTATGAAGACACACCAGATGATTTGGTACATGATTTGATTGCACGCGCTTCGTACAGCACACACCCGCTAGGCTATTCAATTTTGGGTACGGAAGATGTCCTACGCAGCTTGAAGCGTGACGATTTGCTTAGTTATATTGACCAGCATTACCTGCCTACGAATACGGTGATTACGGTCGCGGGTAATTTTGAAGACAGTTTGATTGAAGATATTCAAAAGCGCTTTCAGACTTTCTCACGTCCAGGCAGTATACCGACCTTGTCAACTCCTGATTTTGCTGGAAATGTGATCGCACATAATAAGGCAACAGAGCAAGCGCATTTGTGCCTGTCTTTACCTGGGTTTAAAGTAGGACATTCCGAAGTATACTCATTGATCTTGCTGAACAACGTGCTGGGTGGAAGCATGAGCTCGCGTCTATTCCAAGAAATTCGAGAAGAACGCGGCTTGGCATACTCTGTTTATTCCTATCATTCGTCTTATAAAGAAGCGGGTACGTTCCACGTGTATACAGGAACGGCACCCGAGCAAGTAGGACAGGTATTTGACATCGTCTCGCGCGTCCTGCGCGATGTCGCTGATCATGGAATTACGGACAAAGAGCTAAACAAGGGAAAAGAGCAACTGAAAGGCAGCCTGATGCTCAGTTTGGAAAGCACGAATAGCCGTATGAGTCGACTTGGCAAAAATGAACTCTTGCTGGGCCGACACCTTAGTCTAGATGAGATCATCGCCAAAATTGACCGTGTTTCCCATGAATCTGTTTTGGCTGTGGCGCAGCAGCTGTTCCGTTCCAAGATGTCTATGGCGATGGTGAGTCCTCTCGATGGCTTCCCTGAAAACGTGAAAAACGATATTTTGTTGTAA
- a CDS encoding YlmC/YmxH family sporulation protein produces MRLSELGGKEIIGLDNGEKMGVISDSDLVIHPENGAIQSIILPGGSFFGFGKKREDLVIPWSSIVKIGPDMVIIQLNAPEAQASQK; encoded by the coding sequence ATGCGTTTAAGCGAGTTGGGTGGGAAGGAGATTATCGGACTGGACAACGGCGAGAAAATGGGAGTTATCAGTGATTCCGATTTAGTCATTCATCCCGAAAATGGTGCGATTCAATCCATCATCCTGCCAGGAGGTAGTTTCTTTGGGTTCGGCAAGAAGCGAGAGGACCTCGTCATCCCATGGAGTTCCATCGTAAAAATTGGGCCAGATATGGTCATCATCCAGCTTAATGCGCCTGAGGCACAAGCTTCTCAAAAGTAG
- the dpsA gene encoding dipicolinate synthase subunit DpsA, with amino-acid sequence MLTGIHVAFIGGDARQLEVIKRCIQLDASVTLVGFDNLESNFTGATKKPLTCDVLKDVDALILPIVGTDDQGYVESIFCSKQLQLLDEHVASLPSHCVVYTGMAKPYLKKLLASTQLPLVELLDRDDVAIYNSIPTVEGALMMAIQHTDITIHGSQSIVLGLGRTGLSMARALHALGARVRVGARRQEHLARIYEMGLTPFHISEVRQQVTNADFIFNTIPQLLLTAEVIAQMPQSAFILDLASKPGGTDFRYAERRGIKALLAPGLPGIVAPKTAGQILAQTLSRLIADQRKAPGGDAT; translated from the coding sequence ATGCTAACGGGCATACATGTTGCCTTCATCGGCGGAGACGCTCGCCAGTTGGAAGTCATTAAGCGATGCATACAACTGGATGCTAGCGTCACGTTAGTTGGCTTCGACAACCTGGAAAGTAATTTTACAGGGGCAACGAAGAAACCATTAACATGCGATGTGTTGAAAGACGTGGACGCCCTCATCTTACCCATCGTAGGGACCGATGACCAAGGATACGTGGAAAGTATTTTCTGCTCTAAACAACTGCAGTTGCTAGACGAACATGTGGCGAGTCTGCCGAGTCATTGCGTGGTTTACACGGGAATGGCAAAGCCTTATCTGAAAAAGCTGTTGGCTTCCACCCAGCTTCCTCTCGTAGAGCTTTTGGATCGTGATGACGTAGCTATCTATAACTCTATCCCTACTGTAGAGGGAGCGTTAATGATGGCGATTCAACATACGGATATTACGATTCATGGATCACAGTCAATTGTTTTGGGATTGGGCCGAACAGGTTTGTCCATGGCTCGAGCATTGCATGCGTTGGGGGCCCGCGTAAGAGTTGGGGCCAGACGTCAAGAACACTTGGCACGCATTTATGAGATGGGATTGACTCCCTTCCATATAAGCGAAGTAAGGCAACAGGTTACGAATGCAGATTTCATTTTTAATACCATCCCGCAATTATTACTCACGGCAGAAGTGATTGCTCAAATGCCTCAATCGGCGTTTATTCTTGATCTTGCCTCCAAGCCAGGAGGAACAGATTTTCGTTACGCTGAAAGACGAGGTATCAAAGCTCTTCTTGCTCCCGGATTGCCTGGAATCGTTGCACCTAAAACCGCTGGACAAATTTTGGCCCAAACATTGTCTCGTCTGATTGCGGATCAAAGGAAAGCGCCAGGAGGGGATGCAACATGA
- a CDS encoding dipicolinate synthase subunit B: protein MSKLQGKTIGFGLSGSHCTFEETMPQIKRFVDAGARVVPIVSNTIMTTDTRFGTSQSWQQQIKELTGEELISTIPQAEPLGPSKLLDVMLIAPCTGSTTSRLANAITDSAVLMAAKATMRNLRPIVIAISTNDGLGLNAANIAKLLAAKNMYFVPFGQDAPDKKPNSLVARMDLLLETCEAALEGRQLQPLLIERFNY, encoded by the coding sequence ATGAGTAAGCTTCAGGGAAAGACCATTGGATTTGGTTTGTCTGGATCGCATTGCACCTTTGAGGAAACCATGCCGCAAATTAAGCGATTTGTGGATGCTGGAGCACGGGTGGTTCCGATCGTATCGAATACGATTATGACCACGGATACACGCTTCGGTACTTCGCAAAGCTGGCAGCAACAAATCAAGGAACTAACAGGCGAGGAACTTATTTCGACGATTCCTCAGGCTGAGCCGTTGGGACCTTCCAAGTTGTTGGATGTCATGCTGATTGCGCCCTGCACGGGCAGTACGACGAGTCGACTGGCGAACGCCATTACGGATAGTGCCGTACTGATGGCAGCTAAAGCGACCATGCGTAATTTGCGACCTATTGTGATTGCCATATCCACCAATGATGGTCTGGGATTAAATGCAGCCAATATTGCCAAGCTGTTGGCTGCGAAAAATATGTATTTCGTGCCGTTCGGGCAGGATGCCCCGGATAAAAAACCGAATTCGCTTGTAGCTCGTATGGATCTCCTATTGGAAACATGCGAAGCAGCTTTGGAAGGTCGACAATTGCAACCCTTGCTCATCGAGAGATTTAACTACTAA
- a CDS encoding aspartate-semialdehyde dehydrogenase, whose amino-acid sequence MANQLTFNVAVVGATGAVGQQMIQLLEKRNFPIKQLKLLASGRSAGKTVTFKGQEIVLEEATPDSFAGVDFALFSAGGSVSKELAHHAVRHGAVVIDNTSAFRMDPDVPLVVPEVNMDAALAHNGIIANPNCSTIQMVAALKPLYDRFGIDRIIVSTYQAVSGAGQSAIDELLDQSRDILDGKDPQCNVLPVGKLPVHHQIAYNAIPQIDVFTDNGFTYEEMKMVNETKKIFGDDTVLVSATCVRIPVVYGHSESVYVELKQDFDLAEVKALLKNAPGIVLVDAPEEQQYPLATDATGKLEVFVGRVRCDLHHPRGLHMWIVSDNLLKGAAWNTVQIAEEIIKARV is encoded by the coding sequence ATGGCAAACCAACTGACTTTCAATGTTGCTGTAGTCGGTGCGACTGGTGCAGTCGGACAGCAGATGATTCAACTATTAGAAAAGCGCAACTTCCCAATCAAACAGCTTAAGCTGCTTGCTTCTGGACGTTCTGCAGGAAAAACAGTCACCTTCAAGGGGCAAGAAATTGTACTGGAAGAGGCGACTCCAGACAGTTTTGCAGGGGTTGATTTTGCCCTGTTTAGTGCTGGTGGATCGGTCAGTAAGGAACTGGCTCATCACGCAGTGCGTCATGGTGCAGTTGTCATTGACAATACCAGTGCATTCCGGATGGACCCAGATGTTCCTCTCGTTGTGCCAGAAGTAAACATGGATGCTGCGCTCGCTCATAATGGAATCATTGCGAATCCGAATTGCTCTACGATTCAGATGGTTGCCGCTCTAAAACCCTTGTATGATCGTTTTGGTATAGACAGAATTATCGTTTCTACTTACCAGGCAGTATCTGGTGCAGGTCAATCTGCGATCGATGAATTGCTTGACCAGAGTCGAGACATTTTGGATGGGAAAGATCCGCAGTGTAACGTACTTCCCGTAGGCAAATTGCCTGTTCATCATCAGATTGCGTACAACGCGATTCCGCAGATTGATGTGTTCACGGACAATGGTTTTACTTATGAAGAAATGAAAATGGTTAATGAGACCAAAAAAATCTTCGGTGATGACACTGTACTTGTTTCAGCTACTTGCGTACGTATTCCAGTGGTCTACGGTCATAGCGAGTCGGTATATGTAGAGCTGAAACAGGATTTCGATCTGGCAGAAGTAAAGGCTCTGCTGAAAAACGCTCCGGGAATCGTGTTAGTAGATGCACCGGAGGAACAGCAGTATCCACTCGCTACTGATGCAACAGGCAAACTGGAAGTATTCGTGGGCCGGGTGCGTTGTGATCTCCATCATCCTCGTGGACTGCATATGTGGATCGTTTCTGACAATCTTCTCAAGGGTGCAGCATGGAATACAGTACAAATCGCTGAAGAAATCATAAAAGCAAGAGTATAG
- the dapG gene encoding aspartate kinase: MKILVQKFGGSSLTTEDCRMRAIYHMEKAIDEGYALVVVVSAMGRKGDPYATDTLLQLVRANGNQLPSREMDMLMHTGEIISATIMCSMLNARGIKATILTGGQANIVTSDDFMNAQIMSIDPGRILQDLQEGQVVIVPGFQGRTAEWEITTLGRGGSDTTATALGVALKAETVDIFTDVEGIMTADPRIVEEAQRLGMVTYTEICNMAHLGAKVIHPRAVEIAMHANVPIRVRSTFSDDPGTLVTTMLEIGKMGYTVNDRVVMGIAHVPNITQIKVANKEGSYDTQLQVFKTMATYNISVDFINVNPMGVAYTVHDEMGEKAARLLTEMGYEPQLLPHCAKVSVIGAGMTGVPGVMARIVEALTQEDIQILQSADSHTTIWVLVHETDMVKAVRALHQQFNLHVQHK; the protein is encoded by the coding sequence GTGAAGATTCTCGTCCAGAAGTTCGGTGGTTCTTCCTTGACGACGGAGGATTGCCGGATGCGGGCAATCTACCATATGGAAAAAGCAATTGATGAGGGCTATGCCCTCGTCGTTGTCGTATCGGCGATGGGGCGCAAGGGTGATCCATATGCGACCGATACACTTTTGCAGTTGGTTCGTGCGAATGGGAACCAATTGCCGAGTAGAGAAATGGATATGCTGATGCATACCGGAGAAATCATCTCTGCTACAATCATGTGCAGCATGCTGAATGCACGGGGAATTAAAGCAACGATTTTGACAGGCGGTCAGGCAAATATAGTGACGAGCGACGACTTTATGAATGCGCAAATCATGTCGATCGATCCAGGTCGCATTTTGCAGGACTTGCAGGAAGGTCAAGTTGTGATCGTTCCAGGTTTTCAGGGACGTACAGCCGAGTGGGAAATTACGACACTGGGACGGGGCGGAAGCGATACGACTGCAACCGCTCTCGGTGTCGCCTTGAAGGCTGAAACGGTGGATATTTTCACCGACGTGGAAGGCATCATGACGGCGGACCCACGTATCGTTGAAGAAGCGCAGCGGCTCGGGATGGTGACTTACACGGAAATTTGCAACATGGCTCATCTGGGTGCAAAAGTTATTCATCCTAGAGCGGTGGAGATCGCGATGCACGCAAACGTGCCGATTCGTGTTCGCTCTACGTTTTCGGACGACCCCGGTACACTTGTTACGACTATGCTGGAGATCGGGAAAATGGGCTACACTGTAAACGACAGAGTCGTCATGGGAATTGCTCATGTACCGAACATAACTCAAATCAAGGTCGCGAACAAAGAAGGGTCTTACGATACACAGCTGCAAGTCTTCAAAACGATGGCAACCTATAACATCAGTGTAGATTTCATCAATGTGAATCCAATGGGTGTTGCCTACACGGTCCATGATGAAATGGGAGAAAAAGCTGCTCGTCTGTTAACGGAAATGGGATACGAGCCGCAGCTTTTGCCGCATTGCGCAAAAGTGTCCGTGATTGGGGCAGGGATGACGGGCGTGCCCGGCGTTATGGCGAGGATCGTGGAGGCACTTACACAAGAAGACATTCAAATTCTTCAATCGGCAGACTCTCATACAACCATTTGGGTACTCGTGCATGAGACGGATATGGTGAAGGCGGTTCGCGCACTTCATCAGCAGTTCAACCTGCATGTTCAACATAAGTAA